The Dunckerocampus dactyliophorus isolate RoL2022-P2 chromosome 1, RoL_Ddac_1.1, whole genome shotgun sequence genome has a segment encoding these proteins:
- the LOC129181958 gene encoding tubulin alpha-1A chain-like produces MPCCCQATLHYKAAYRFWARSNISKHLSQVNKKTTASRVMRECISIHVGQAGAQIGNACWELYCLEHGIQPDGQMPSDKTIGGGDDSFNTFFSETGAGKHVPRAVFVDLEPTVIDEVRTGTYRQLFHPEQLITGKEDAANNYARGHYTIGKEIIDLVLDRVRKLADQCTGLQGFLIFHSFGGGTGSGFTSLLMERLSVDYGKKSKLEFAIYPAPQVSTAVVEPYNSILTTHTTLEHSDCAFMVDNEAIYDICRRNLDIERPTYTNLNRLIGQIVSSITASLRFDGALNVDLTEFQTNLVPYPRIHFPLATYAPVISAEKAYHEQLSVAEITNACFEPANQMVKCDPRHGKYMACCLLYRGDVVPKDVNSAIATIKTKRTIQFVDWCPTGFKVGINYQPPTVVPGGDLAKVQRAVCMLSNTTAIAEAWARLDHKFDLMYAKRAFVHWYVGEGMEEGEFSEAREDMAALEKDYEEVGTDTIGDEGEEEGEEY; encoded by the exons ATGCCATGCTGTTGCCAGGCAACACTGCACTATAAAGCAGCGTACCGCTTTTGGGCTCGCAGCAACATCAGCAAGCACTTATCTCAggtgaacaagaaaactaccgCTTCAAGAGTTATG CGTGAGTGTATCTCCATCCACGTCGGCCAGGCAGGAGCCCAGATTggcaatgcatgctgggagttGTACTGTCTTGAGCATGGCATCCAGCCAGATGGCCAGATGCCGAGTGACAAGACCATCGGAGGAGGAGACGACTCTTTCAACACCTTCTTCAGTGAGACTGGAGCTGGAAAACATGTTCCTAGAGCGGTCTTTGTGGACCTGGAGCCCACAGTCATTG ATGAAGTGCGGACGGGAACCTACCGCCAGCTCTTCCATCCAGAGCAGCTGATTACAGGAAAAGAGGATGCAGCCAACAACTACGCCCGTGGTCACTACACTATTGGCAAGGAAATCATTGACCTGGTTCTCGACAGGGTTCGTAAACTG GCTGACCAGTGTACCGGCCTTCAAGGTTTTCTTATCTTCCACTCCTTTGGAGGAGGAACCGGTTCTGGCTTCACCTCTCTGCTGATGGAGCGTCTCTCAGTGGACTATGGCAAGAAGTCCAAGCTGGAGTTTGCCATCTATCCGGCTCCTCAGGTGTCCACCGCTGTGGTGGAGCCATACAACTCCATCCTGACGACGCATACCACCCTGGAGCACTCCGACTGTGCATTCATGGTGGACAATGAAGCCATTTATGACATCTGCAGGAGAAACCTGGACATTGAACGTCCCACCTACACCAACCTTAATAGGCTTATTGGTCAAATTGTCTCTTCCATTACGGCCTCGCTTCGCTTTGACGGCGCCCTGAATGTGGACCTGACAGAGTTCCAGACCAACCTGGTGCCCTACCCACGCATCCACTTCCCCCTGGCAACTTACGCCCCCGTCATCTCAGCAGAGAAAGCATACCATGAGCAGCTGTCTGTGGCGGAGATCACCAACGCCTGCTTCGAGCCAGCCAATCAGATGGTAAAATGCGACCCTCGCCACGGCAAGTACATGGCGTGCTGCCTGCTGTACCGTGGTGACGTGGTGCCTAAAGATGTCAACTCTGCCATCGCCACCATTAAAACCAAACGCACCATCCAGTTTGTGGACTGGTGTCCCACTGGCTTCAAGGTGGGCATCAATTACCAGCCCCCCACTGTGGTTCCTGGAGGAGACTTGGCCAAGGTCCAGAGGGCCGTCTGCATGCTGAGCAACACCACCGCCATCGCTGAGGCCTGGGCCCGACTGGACCACAAGTTTGATCTGATGTATGCCAAGAGGGCCTTTGTGCACTGGTACGTCGGCGAGGGGATGGAAGAGGGAGAGTTCTCTGAGGCCAGAGAAGACATGGCCGCCCTGGAGAAGGACTACGAGGAGGTGGGCACAGACACCATTGGGGATGAAGGAGAGGAAGAGGGGGAGGAGTATTAA